From the Acidicapsa ligni genome, one window contains:
- a CDS encoding vitamin K epoxide reductase family protein, protein MRYLIALLALVGAVVAGLALQVHYSTTTEPCSINEKWDCGIVNHSPYAVIGPVPVAAIGILGYLVLAGLALGRRKGLTLTGAVIGLGFSLYLTHIEKDVLLVWCVYCVSSLGIISLLTLATLVWTFVDRRHAGIVG, encoded by the coding sequence ATGCGATATTTAATAGCTCTTTTGGCTTTGGTGGGCGCAGTCGTGGCGGGACTGGCGCTTCAGGTGCACTACTCCACGACGACCGAACCCTGCTCCATTAATGAAAAATGGGACTGCGGGATTGTGAACCACAGTCCTTATGCGGTGATTGGGCCTGTGCCTGTGGCGGCGATAGGAATTCTTGGCTACCTGGTGCTGGCGGGATTGGCGCTGGGGCGGCGCAAGGGTCTGACGCTGACGGGGGCGGTGATTGGGCTGGGGTTTTCGCTGTACCTGACGCACATTGAAAAAGATGTGTTGCTGGTGTGGTGTGTGTATTGCGTGAGTTCGCTGGGGATTATTTCTTTGCTGACGCTGGCTACGCTGGTTTGGACGTTTGTGGATCGCCGGCATGCGGGGATTGTTGGGTAG
- a CDS encoding GGDEF domain-containing protein — MTFALVFFWMNRVCPGVRGVRSTALGFAFGVPCTLLLMLRGDISASVSILIGNLMALLAYSLIYNGVMRFVDGKSRLRLVCVSAAVSLGVVAYYSEVRDDVVPRIVAMTVFSAMLQGMAAYELLKRSRTSVSRGTMLFLGSFMGLYAAFTLERMVETVLRGAPSNYQAANAMQTSTMVATILFLCASGFCFLLMTSNEMITRSREAMELDALSGAFNRRGIEARLTLELARSMRHEQKLSIALVDVDYFKEINDTLGHTRGNAAIREIAAAISKRLRNCDYLGRYGGDEFLVVLPQTSNVEATLVMERLRRATGDLDLPGTPHQLTLSVGVTEAGPEDDVMTLIARADEALYQAKHAGRDCQQTLMPEVTFSGVLGIRGNAERRAAIKKQVRAALHADRGAELAAELGTGMGAGMEGRLGHEDSRTDVA, encoded by the coding sequence GTGACATTTGCCTTGGTCTTTTTCTGGATGAACCGGGTTTGCCCGGGAGTGCGCGGAGTGCGATCCACGGCGCTGGGATTTGCATTTGGCGTGCCTTGCACTCTGCTGCTGATGCTGCGGGGGGATATTTCTGCGTCTGTGTCCATTCTGATCGGCAACCTGATGGCGCTGCTAGCTTATTCGCTTATTTATAACGGCGTTATGCGGTTCGTCGATGGGAAGAGCCGGTTGCGGCTGGTGTGCGTTTCGGCTGCGGTGAGCCTGGGAGTGGTGGCTTACTACAGCGAAGTTCGAGATGATGTTGTGCCGCGCATTGTGGCGATGACGGTGTTTTCCGCGATGCTGCAGGGGATGGCTGCGTATGAGTTGCTGAAGCGCTCGCGCACGTCGGTCAGCCGCGGGACGATGCTGTTCCTGGGAAGCTTTATGGGCCTTTATGCGGCCTTTACCCTGGAACGCATGGTGGAGACGGTGCTGCGTGGAGCGCCCTCGAATTACCAGGCGGCGAATGCTATGCAGACATCGACGATGGTGGCGACGATTCTGTTTCTCTGTGCTTCGGGATTTTGCTTTTTGCTCATGACGAGCAACGAGATGATCACGCGGAGCAGGGAAGCGATGGAGTTGGATGCGCTGTCGGGCGCGTTCAATCGGCGAGGAATTGAGGCGCGGCTGACGCTGGAGTTAGCGCGAAGCATGCGGCATGAACAAAAGCTGTCGATTGCGCTGGTGGATGTCGATTATTTCAAGGAGATCAACGACACGCTGGGACATACGAGAGGCAATGCGGCGATCCGGGAGATTGCGGCGGCCATTAGCAAGCGCCTACGCAACTGCGATTACCTGGGGCGATATGGCGGGGATGAGTTCCTGGTGGTGCTGCCACAGACTTCAAATGTAGAGGCGACGCTTGTGATGGAGCGCCTGCGACGAGCGACGGGGGATCTGGATCTGCCGGGTACTCCGCACCAGCTTACGCTGAGCGTGGGGGTCACGGAGGCTGGTCCTGAGGACGATGTGATGACGTTGATTGCGCGCGCGGACGAGGCTCTTTACCAGGCTAAGCATGCGGGCAGAGATTGCCAGCAGACGCTGATGCCTGAGGTTACTTTCAGCGGAGTGCTGGGGATACGCGGCAACGCTGAAAGACGAGCGGCGATCAAGAAGCAGGTGCGTGCGGCGCTCCATGCTGACCGGGGGGCTGAACTGGCGGCTGAGCTAGGGACTGGCATGGGAGCCGGTATGGAGGGTCGCCTGGGACACGAGGATAGCCGCACCGATGTAGCTTAG
- the nadD gene encoding nicotinate (nicotinamide) nucleotide adenylyltransferase, whose protein sequence is MGIHIPGGNRVAFFGGSFDPPHLGHISIARAAQQTLALDQVLFAPVGLQPLKPSGSTASFEDRIAMTELAIADEPNFALSLIDSLIDTPAPTPNYTIDTLAQLRAELNTQFNTKLPGSELFLLLGADSFRNLANWHRASEIPFAATLIVASRPEEDLTTPGNYLPASLTLTSTNDPHHHRIHNSTGQQADLYILPDLNFEISATEIRDQIQDHTKPQLISPKVLNYIQQHHLYQ, encoded by the coding sequence ATGGGCATACATATTCCTGGTGGCAACCGGGTAGCTTTCTTTGGAGGAAGCTTCGATCCGCCACATCTCGGACACATCTCCATTGCCCGCGCTGCCCAGCAAACCCTGGCCCTGGATCAGGTTCTCTTCGCGCCCGTAGGTCTCCAACCCCTCAAGCCCTCCGGTTCCACCGCCAGCTTTGAAGATCGCATCGCCATGACGGAACTAGCCATCGCCGATGAACCGAATTTCGCTCTCTCCCTGATCGATTCTCTAATCGACACACCAGCCCCAACCCCCAACTACACCATCGACACCCTGGCCCAGCTCCGCGCCGAGCTCAACACCCAGTTCAACACAAAGCTCCCGGGCTCAGAACTCTTCCTCCTCCTCGGCGCCGACTCCTTCCGCAACCTCGCCAACTGGCACCGTGCCTCCGAGATTCCCTTCGCCGCCACGCTCATCGTCGCCTCCCGCCCGGAAGAAGACCTGACCACCCCCGGCAACTACCTCCCCGCATCCCTGACCCTAACCTCTACAAACGATCCTCATCACCACCGCATCCATAACTCCACAGGCCAACAAGCCGACCTATATATACTCCCCGACCTGAACTTCGAAATCAGCGCCACCGAAATACGCGACCAAATTCAAGACCACACCAAACCCCAACTAATCTCCCCCAAAGTCCTCAACTACATCCAACAACACCACCTCTACCAATAA
- the rsfS gene encoding ribosome silencing factor yields MASQETRRQLLVAVAACEDKKGEDTRILELDPADSGLADFFLITSATNDRQVVAIADEIEYRLKQDFGLYATSVEGRRQGEWILLDYVDIVIHVFLAEKRAFYDIERLRKSARNLTAAELEAELKSALTEKTIAVRKKSTPAKKSAPAKKSAKPPAKAATTKAAVKAASKKSAKKSSPASKVASKTTIAKGDSKVSAKPAKAAAKKAAATATKKTAPAVKKAVTKTPAKKVVAKKATKATKAAPPAKAPAKAVKKAAPVKQAAKKAAKKTASKAALAPKAPALIQGAKAISFGAKPPVVK; encoded by the coding sequence ATGGCAAGCCAGGAAACCCGCCGTCAGCTTCTCGTCGCCGTAGCCGCATGCGAAGACAAAAAAGGCGAAGATACCCGCATCCTAGAGCTCGACCCCGCCGACTCCGGCCTCGCCGATTTCTTCCTCATCACCTCGGCCACCAACGACCGCCAGGTTGTAGCCATCGCCGACGAGATCGAATACCGTCTCAAGCAGGACTTCGGCCTCTACGCAACCTCCGTCGAAGGCCGCCGTCAAGGCGAGTGGATCCTCCTCGACTACGTCGACATCGTCATCCATGTCTTCCTCGCCGAGAAGCGCGCCTTCTACGACATCGAGCGCCTGCGCAAATCCGCACGCAACCTCACCGCCGCCGAATTAGAAGCCGAACTCAAGTCCGCACTCACTGAAAAAACCATTGCCGTGCGCAAAAAATCTACTCCGGCAAAAAAATCAGCCCCAGCTAAAAAATCTGCTAAGCCGCCTGCAAAAGCTGCTACAACCAAAGCTGCCGTCAAAGCAGCATCCAAGAAGAGCGCCAAAAAATCCTCCCCTGCAAGTAAGGTTGCAAGCAAAACCACTATCGCTAAAGGAGATTCCAAAGTGAGCGCCAAACCAGCAAAAGCCGCAGCCAAAAAAGCAGCAGCCACAGCGACAAAAAAAACAGCACCCGCAGTAAAAAAAGCAGTAACAAAAACGCCGGCCAAGAAGGTCGTCGCTAAGAAAGCGACCAAGGCAACGAAGGCCGCACCACCAGCCAAGGCCCCGGCAAAAGCCGTAAAGAAAGCCGCACCCGTAAAGCAAGCGGCTAAGAAAGCAGCCAAGAAGACAGCCTCCAAAGCCGCTCTGGCCCCCAAGGCCCCAGCCCTGATCCAGGGCGCAAAGGCGATAAGCTTCGGAGCCAAGCCCCCAGTAGTAAAGTGA
- a CDS encoding 23S rRNA (pseudouridine(1915)-N(3))-methyltransferase RlmH: MQLTLAHIGPKQAKSGPKSGYDSLTRLYLDRIAPYNPIQSEAFPTETAFLAWLGKQHTRVPALPILLDRQGKQLSSSELAHWLGSRRDQGAQHLIFAIGPPDGWSDAALAQAHFKLSFGPITLPHELARLVLAEQLYRACTILSGHPYHSGH; encoded by the coding sequence ATGCAACTAACCCTCGCCCATATCGGCCCCAAACAGGCAAAATCCGGCCCCAAATCCGGCTACGATTCCCTCACCCGTCTTTATCTGGACCGCATCGCCCCCTACAATCCCATCCAGTCGGAAGCCTTCCCCACCGAAACCGCCTTCCTCGCCTGGCTCGGCAAGCAGCACACGCGCGTCCCCGCCCTGCCCATTCTTCTCGACCGCCAGGGCAAGCAGCTTTCCTCCTCAGAACTAGCTCACTGGTTGGGCAGCCGCCGTGACCAGGGCGCTCAGCACCTCATCTTCGCCATCGGACCACCCGACGGCTGGTCCGATGCAGCTCTCGCGCAAGCCCATTTCAAACTCTCCTTCGGCCCCATCACCCTGCCCCACGAACTAGCCCGGCTAGTCCTCGCCGAACAACTTTATCGCGCCTGTACAATCCTCTCTGGCCACCCCTACCACTCCGGCCACTAG
- the cobO gene encoding cob(I)yrinic acid a,c-diamide adenosyltransferase, whose protein sequence is MTDSHSESRKGLILINTGPGKGKTTAALGTGLRAVGVGMRVLMLQFLKGSWHYGELDAVHSFGDNFILKQLGRGFVKVGGAETDPEDLRMVHEAWEESKAAILSGEWDLVILDEINYAIGYGMLDPAEVAKTLLERPEMVHVILTGRNAHPTLIEIADTVTEMREVKHAYQKGILAQRGIEY, encoded by the coding sequence ATGACCGACTCCCATTCTGAATCCCGAAAAGGCCTCATCCTCATCAACACCGGCCCCGGCAAAGGTAAAACCACCGCCGCCCTCGGCACCGGTCTCCGCGCCGTCGGAGTAGGCATGCGCGTCCTCATGCTCCAGTTCCTCAAAGGCTCCTGGCATTACGGTGAACTCGACGCCGTCCACTCCTTCGGCGACAACTTCATCCTCAAGCAACTAGGCCGCGGATTCGTCAAAGTAGGCGGCGCCGAAACCGACCCCGAAGACCTCAGGATGGTTCACGAAGCATGGGAAGAGTCCAAAGCAGCCATACTCTCCGGCGAATGGGACTTGGTCATCCTCGACGAAATCAACTACGCCATAGGCTACGGCATGTTAGACCCCGCAGAAGTAGCCAAAACCCTCCTCGAACGCCCCGAAATGGTCCACGTAATCCTGACCGGCCGCAACGCCCACCCTACCCTGATCGAGATAGCCGACACAGTCACCGAGATGCGCGAAGTAAAACACGCCTACCAAAAAGGCATCCTCGCCCAACGCGGCATCGAATACTAA
- a CDS encoding class II aldolase/adducin family protein, which produces MVEFAFQPEEELRRELARFSRWLGRLGFTPGTSGNLSVRLDRHRLLVTPTGMSKALLKASDMVIVDMHGGLLEGTRKVTSEISMHLAVYHRRADVGAVVHSHPPIATAFACSGRALDEMLCQEAVMTLGVVPLASYATTGTDEVAASLVPHILGHDAILMANHGVVSYGETLTDAFLKMETVEHLAQVALVAHQLGSAQPLEVEQVEQLHAARARYLRNAGIAMEIEEAAEVEDRAGLVL; this is translated from the coding sequence TTGGTAGAGTTTGCATTCCAGCCGGAAGAAGAACTAAGGCGAGAACTGGCGCGATTCAGCAGGTGGCTTGGGCGGCTTGGATTTACGCCGGGGACATCGGGGAACCTGTCGGTCCGGCTGGATCGGCATCGGTTGCTGGTAACGCCTACGGGGATGAGTAAGGCGTTGCTGAAGGCTTCCGACATGGTGATTGTGGACATGCACGGCGGCCTGCTCGAAGGAACGCGGAAGGTGACGAGCGAGATCAGTATGCATCTCGCCGTCTACCATCGGCGCGCGGATGTGGGAGCGGTGGTTCATTCGCATCCGCCGATCGCTACGGCTTTTGCCTGTTCGGGACGAGCGCTGGACGAGATGCTTTGCCAGGAAGCGGTGATGACGCTGGGGGTTGTTCCGCTGGCTAGTTATGCGACTACGGGGACGGATGAGGTGGCTGCGAGCCTGGTGCCGCATATCCTGGGGCATGACGCGATTTTGATGGCGAATCATGGCGTGGTTAGTTATGGCGAAACGCTGACGGATGCCTTTCTAAAGATGGAGACGGTGGAACACCTGGCGCAGGTGGCGCTGGTGGCACATCAGCTTGGGTCCGCGCAGCCGCTTGAGGTGGAGCAGGTGGAACAGTTGCATGCGGCGCGGGCGAGGTATCTGCGGAATGCGGGGATTGCTATGGAGATTGAAGAGGCGGCTGAGGTTGAGGATCGGGCTGGGTTGGTTTTGTGA
- a CDS encoding radical SAM protein, with amino-acid sequence MKTSEVVQAWASILSGRAPSLSIEITKECPLRCPGCYAFDAAHLGGSTQLRQLSDFKGDELVAKVLAVVDEHRPLHVSLVGGDPLVRYRELELLLPEMDKRGIHTQIVTSAFREIPAAWQKYKKLNVVVSIDGLQPEHDERRKPATYERILKNIQGAKVTIHCTITSQIVERPGYLNEFLHFWSSRPEIQKVWFSIFTPQLGATDAEILTPAQRARVIAELRLLRVAYPVLDMPEVVIDEIASPPKSPEECIFARTTETISADLTTQITPCQFGGTPDCEQCGCIASMGLAAVGHHKVLGRLTAGHLFLASDRIGKGWRRLQGFVSPKPMLHAEQTPFKIL; translated from the coding sequence ATGAAAACATCTGAAGTTGTCCAGGCCTGGGCGTCGATTTTATCGGGACGCGCACCGTCGCTTTCGATTGAGATTACCAAAGAATGTCCACTACGATGCCCCGGCTGTTACGCTTTCGATGCTGCTCATCTGGGTGGATCGACGCAACTGCGTCAGCTATCGGATTTTAAAGGCGATGAGCTGGTGGCAAAGGTGCTTGCGGTGGTCGATGAACATAGGCCGCTGCATGTGTCGCTGGTGGGGGGAGATCCGCTGGTGCGATATCGCGAGTTGGAGCTGCTGCTGCCGGAGATGGATAAGCGGGGAATTCATACGCAGATTGTGACGAGCGCGTTTCGCGAGATACCGGCGGCGTGGCAGAAGTACAAGAAGTTGAATGTCGTGGTGTCGATCGATGGATTGCAGCCGGAGCATGATGAGAGACGTAAGCCGGCTACTTATGAGCGGATTCTGAAGAATATACAGGGGGCGAAGGTTACGATTCATTGCACGATTACTTCGCAGATTGTTGAACGCCCTGGCTATCTGAATGAATTTCTTCATTTTTGGAGCAGCAGGCCGGAGATTCAAAAGGTGTGGTTCAGTATTTTTACTCCGCAGTTGGGCGCGACGGATGCGGAGATTCTTACACCTGCGCAGCGGGCAAGGGTGATTGCGGAACTGAGGCTGCTGCGGGTGGCATATCCTGTATTGGACATGCCCGAAGTCGTGATCGATGAAATTGCATCTCCTCCAAAGAGCCCGGAGGAATGTATCTTTGCACGAACGACGGAAACGATTTCAGCGGACCTGACTACGCAGATTACGCCGTGCCAGTTTGGGGGCACGCCGGATTGCGAGCAGTGTGGATGCATAGCTTCAATGGGGTTGGCGGCGGTAGGGCATCATAAGGTACTTGGACGATTGACGGCAGGACATCTTTTTCTGGCTTCGGACAGGATCGGTAAAGGCTGGCGCAGGCTGCAGGGGTTTGTTTCTCCGAAGCCGATGTTGCATGCGGAGCAGACACCGTTCAAGATTCTGTAA
- a CDS encoding S1 family peptidase, whose product MKNTPPAIDSFLKAAMAMSRAMSSAVLIAMLPLVTASSTARAAAQPQQSMPPQVVQYQQAMQQRIEHLKLGVVRVLAVKDAKEVGTGIVISSSPQSIFILTALHVVQDAKSVSVLFYSDQTKPIPARKLPKHSTALDLAVLEVDASPTFKIPEDIPTFNFAANNTLLPTQHIYSVNGDWVIVPNNITRLNHDGDPQKFEYSNVSVGEGFSGGPIFDDYQEIIGMHTALNGEGSYAVADKIDSALQVLEALEYKVPKAGAVVIPPPVITPGNPTRPRSNQKGDQASSPCDDGCETTLGALPHLHHYSIEGRAADCFEDVLSFPPTWPTAKIFMHITSCPAPSKYGVRGQPTLLVRFAETDRQGDSDMTLGILSLTGSSAQGMLKDSNNTYWQSSMRNPNFGQPLKLDAITISLKPLVPHH is encoded by the coding sequence ATGAAAAATACGCCACCCGCTATCGATAGCTTTTTAAAAGCCGCAATGGCCATGTCGAGGGCTATGTCGAGCGCCGTGTTGATAGCCATGTTGCCCCTCGTCACCGCTTCTTCCACAGCCCGCGCCGCAGCCCAACCACAACAAAGCATGCCCCCGCAGGTCGTGCAATATCAGCAGGCAATGCAGCAGCGTATCGAGCACCTGAAGCTCGGCGTCGTCCGCGTTCTCGCCGTCAAGGACGCCAAAGAAGTCGGCACAGGCATCGTGATCTCGTCTTCACCCCAATCCATCTTCATCCTCACCGCACTCCACGTCGTGCAGGATGCTAAATCCGTCTCCGTCCTCTTCTACTCCGACCAGACCAAACCCATTCCCGCCCGCAAGCTGCCCAAACACAGCACAGCGCTCGATCTCGCCGTTCTCGAAGTAGACGCCTCGCCCACATTCAAGATCCCAGAGGATATCCCCACCTTCAACTTCGCCGCAAACAACACCCTCCTGCCCACCCAGCACATCTACAGCGTGAACGGCGACTGGGTCATCGTCCCCAACAACATCACTCGCCTCAATCACGACGGCGATCCCCAAAAGTTTGAGTACTCCAACGTCTCCGTAGGCGAAGGATTCTCTGGCGGACCCATATTCGACGACTACCAGGAAATCATCGGCATGCACACCGCCCTGAATGGCGAAGGAAGCTATGCCGTCGCCGACAAAATCGACTCAGCCCTGCAAGTACTCGAAGCCTTGGAATACAAGGTTCCCAAAGCAGGAGCCGTAGTCATACCGCCTCCAGTGATTACTCCAGGCAATCCCACAAGACCGCGAAGTAACCAGAAGGGCGATCAAGCCTCAAGCCCCTGTGATGACGGCTGCGAAACCACCCTCGGCGCTCTCCCGCATCTCCACCACTACTCCATCGAAGGCCGAGCAGCCGATTGCTTCGAAGACGTTCTCTCATTCCCGCCCACCTGGCCTACCGCCAAAATCTTCATGCACATTACCTCCTGCCCAGCCCCCTCAAAGTACGGCGTCCGCGGCCAGCCCACGCTGCTCGTTCGTTTCGCGGAGACAGATCGCCAGGGAGATTCCGATATGACGCTCGGCATACTCTCGCTCACCGGCAGCAGCGCCCAGGGCATGTTAAAAGACTCCAACAATACCTACTGGCAGTCCTCCATGCGCAACCCAAACTTCGGCCAGCCCCTCAAACTCGACGCCATCACCATTTCCCTCAAACCACTCGTACCGCACCACTGA
- the accD gene encoding acetyl-CoA carboxylase, carboxyltransferase subunit beta: MSWFKRADANIEPNGDPNSDFGAESTFAPVSDDGEPTRVKTEGLWIKCPSCRTILFKAELEANTNVCPKCGYHFKIGARQRIELLLDPGYTLVDGGLRSTDPLNFTDIKPYKQRLAAAQKQTGLDDAILTALGKLGPHDVVLSAMEYTFIGGSMGAVVGETIARAIDRSLATRHPLIIVSASGGARMMEGVVSLMQLAKIATGLAQLDEAAIPYICLLTDPTTGGITASFAMLGDLNIAEPGALIGFAGPRVIEQTIRQKLPEGFQRSEFLLEHGFLDAVVPRGELKPYLIRALDFMTTK, encoded by the coding sequence ATGTCCTGGTTCAAACGAGCAGACGCGAATATCGAGCCCAACGGCGATCCCAATTCCGACTTCGGCGCGGAATCCACATTTGCCCCAGTCTCCGACGACGGTGAGCCCACCCGCGTCAAAACCGAGGGCCTCTGGATCAAGTGCCCCAGTTGCCGCACCATCCTCTTCAAGGCCGAGCTCGAGGCCAACACCAACGTCTGCCCCAAGTGCGGCTATCACTTCAAGATCGGCGCCCGTCAGCGCATTGAGCTCCTCCTCGACCCCGGCTACACCCTCGTCGACGGCGGCCTGCGCTCCACCGATCCACTCAACTTCACCGACATCAAGCCCTACAAACAGCGTCTCGCTGCCGCCCAGAAACAAACCGGCCTTGACGACGCCATCCTCACTGCACTCGGCAAACTCGGCCCCCACGACGTAGTCCTCAGCGCAATGGAGTACACCTTCATTGGCGGCAGCATGGGCGCAGTCGTCGGCGAAACCATCGCCCGAGCCATCGACCGCTCCCTCGCCACCCGTCATCCACTCATCATCGTCAGCGCCAGCGGCGGCGCGCGCATGATGGAGGGCGTTGTAAGCCTGATGCAGCTCGCCAAGATCGCCACCGGCCTCGCCCAGCTCGATGAAGCAGCCATCCCCTACATCTGCCTCCTGACCGACCCCACCACCGGCGGCATCACGGCAAGCTTCGCCATGCTCGGCGATCTGAACATCGCAGAGCCCGGCGCTCTGATCGGCTTCGCAGGCCCAAGAGTCATCGAGCAAACCATCCGCCAGAAACTCCCCGAAGGCTTCCAGCGCAGCGAATTCCTGCTCGAACACGGCTTCCTCGACGCCGTAGTCCCCCGTGGCGAACTGAAACCCTACCTGATCCGCGCCCTCGACTTCATGACCACCAAATAA
- a CDS encoding FG-GAP repeat domain-containing protein — MRRICVAAIIANLQFASTAVAQQVTSVSGFHTTPDPFNGAPGADSSFNSLAGGAGRVKVSLVCTQDSNLGLLGMFLGSVETVIGFTITLSGVSVGRLSVGPTHNKTPDIADPFGGPDQPGIETNTAGFSKVPLRYSFDQDPVQGMTVPYVDNHNVGFSVPIKLAKSSGTLLVGFGTNGGNAAVRINLHDPAIASVIHSCNAPQGEARKQQDQQQQRPVSRSDIFTSAGHFSVGKGPGGIALGDFDHDGKLDVVTTNAGSNSMSILLGQGNGRFGSQKEYPTGGFPDAVAIADLDGDGKLDVVISNYFGPSISVFMGNGDGTFEPQRNVVASTGTTQVIIADLNKDGHPDLISTSRPNNNVTVLIGRGDGGFENPKYFRVGNGPVLEAAGDLNSDGFPDIVVANEAENTVSVLLDPGNGTLTPQVKLSVGDGPIEPVVADFNHDGKMDIAVINDRSNNVSVLLGGGDGTFAPQVLYSVGSNPKGITSADTNGDGFQDLVITNQNDNTVAVLYGKGDGAFQRAKFFPTSSQPVQPAAADLNGDHKADIIIPSSGSGVIDVLLSR; from the coding sequence TTGCGGCGGATCTGTGTTGCAGCGATCATCGCAAATCTCCAATTCGCTTCAACCGCTGTTGCCCAGCAAGTCACTTCTGTCTCCGGGTTTCACACTACTCCCGATCCCTTCAATGGAGCCCCAGGAGCGGATTCTTCTTTCAATAGTCTGGCGGGTGGTGCCGGACGGGTCAAAGTCAGTCTCGTTTGTACGCAGGATTCAAATTTGGGTCTTCTGGGTATGTTTCTGGGGTCGGTAGAAACCGTTATTGGCTTCACAATCACTCTTTCAGGAGTCTCTGTTGGTCGTCTCTCTGTAGGCCCTACCCACAACAAGACGCCCGATATTGCCGATCCATTCGGTGGCCCGGATCAGCCCGGAATTGAAACCAATACCGCAGGCTTCAGCAAGGTTCCCCTCCGCTATAGCTTCGATCAGGATCCAGTCCAGGGCATGACCGTCCCTTACGTGGATAACCATAACGTCGGTTTCAGTGTGCCGATCAAGCTCGCGAAGTCTTCCGGTACACTCCTGGTCGGCTTCGGTACCAACGGCGGCAACGCCGCAGTGCGCATCAACCTGCACGATCCGGCCATTGCCTCCGTTATTCATAGCTGCAATGCCCCACAGGGAGAAGCCCGCAAACAGCAAGACCAGCAGCAACAACGGCCGGTTTCACGTTCGGATATCTTTACCAGCGCAGGACACTTCTCAGTCGGCAAAGGCCCCGGCGGTATAGCTCTTGGTGACTTCGACCATGACGGCAAACTCGACGTTGTTACCACAAATGCCGGTAGTAACTCCATGAGCATTTTGCTCGGCCAGGGCAATGGTCGTTTCGGATCGCAGAAGGAATATCCTACCGGAGGCTTTCCCGATGCCGTCGCGATAGCGGACCTCGACGGCGATGGCAAACTCGACGTTGTCATAAGCAATTACTTCGGCCCTTCCATTAGCGTTTTCATGGGCAATGGAGATGGAACCTTTGAACCTCAGAGAAACGTTGTCGCATCCACCGGCACAACCCAGGTCATCATCGCCGACCTCAATAAGGACGGTCACCCTGACCTGATCTCTACCAGCCGCCCCAACAACAACGTCACAGTATTAATAGGGCGAGGCGATGGCGGATTTGAGAATCCTAAATATTTTCGTGTAGGTAACGGTCCTGTTCTGGAGGCCGCAGGCGACCTGAACAGCGATGGATTTCCTGACATAGTTGTCGCCAACGAAGCGGAAAACACCGTCAGCGTGCTTCTTGACCCAGGTAACGGCACACTGACTCCTCAAGTCAAGCTCTCCGTCGGTGACGGCCCCATCGAACCAGTCGTCGCGGACTTCAACCACGACGGCAAGATGGATATCGCAGTTATCAATGATCGGAGCAATAACGTCAGCGTTCTTCTCGGCGGTGGCGACGGCACATTCGCTCCACAGGTCCTCTACTCTGTAGGCTCCAACCCCAAAGGCATCACCTCCGCCGATACGAATGGGGATGGCTTCCAGGATCTAGTGATCACCAATCAGAACGACAACACTGTTGCCGTCCTGTACGGCAAAGGCGATGGAGCCTTCCAACGAGCCAAATTTTTCCCTACCAGCAGCCAACCGGTTCAACCCGCCGCTGCCGATCTGAATGGAGACCACAAAGCAGACATCATTATCCCAAGCTCTGGAAGTGGAGTTATCGATGTCCTGCTAAGCCGTTAG